Below is a genomic region from Ictalurus punctatus breed USDA103 chromosome 12, Coco_2.0, whole genome shotgun sequence.
gCGTGCTTTAACAGCTGTGTGGGGCTGATTCTGACTCGCTTCTTCGTCGCACTGAATGAAAGCACCgaccaaatgaataaatgttaatatattccTAAGGTCATCGCACCCGTGTGTGTGCTTTGGCATCGGTCCTAGCGCTTTATCTGCTTCAGCTAGTTGACAGAGTATTCTAGTGTTGCTTAAGAGTACATTGCATGGaatacaaaataaagaaaaagaaaacgtgtgtgtatataacctGCAAAAAGTCTCCAGAGTTGCTGGCAACACCGTGCAGGGCATACAGCAGAGCCAGAGTGCTGAGGACGGAGTACACGGCCGTGTTACCGATCTCACTCAGCTTAGCAGCAAACAGCTTCACCACTACATAGTGACAGTGGGCCtggacacgcacacacacacacacacacacagtgagacaaaACACCCACAAACTCATAGGCATCAAAAAAAGGATACACGTACGCACATTAGCCTGACAAGCACTGATGGCCAAAAATACTGGACAGAATTGACTGCAACGCACTGGCGATATTAcgcaggaaaataatccatgccaGGCTGGTCTGATCCAGCTTTAAACGCCAACCACAACCTCGTTAAAAGTTGGCGCTACACTACGTCTGCTTGATAACAGCATGACATTCATGATCGTTTTGCTCGATAATGAAATCGCCGTTGCTCATTACAATTAATCGTCCCGGAATATGTTCCGCTGTGCGGTCCTGTCCGATTCGAACCGCGTGTTTCGCTCTAAACAAACTCAAACTCGGGCCATTGCGGTGCAGGCTGGAATCAGGTACATGAGACATTAGGAAGCACAATAATTCCACCCGATTTGCACAAACGGTAACCAGGTTGAAGAAAGCGCCAGGGGCATACGTCGGAGGCTCGGATGAGCTCTAAGGAGCTGTTGTTCCAGGCGTCCTCTTGGCTCTTGctgtgctggagctctgtctgCAGGCTCTTCGCTGCCGTTTCCACCAGGCTAAGATCAATTACACGTACAACAGGCTGTGTCAAAAACACGCTTTTTTGCCATTcgttcaatatactcttatctCTAAAGTCACAGTACATGAAATAATCTTGTTCAGTTCACATTGTTCGTGCATTGACATTTTGTATTGAAACTGGTTAGCTTTTGCACATCTCGCTGATCTCCTGAAGCAGTGAAGCCCATCCTGAGCACTTCACTCAGTTAAAATTCTGCTCTTAATCCTGACGTTTAAGTTTTTTAAATTCCTATAACGTTCCTTATAGCTTCGTTTTATTGGGACTGGTCTACGCTCACCTAGGCTGACTGATATTCAGTTAGACAATACGATATTTGAATGTGTGTTGTAACATGGACGCTACAGGATGCAGTCACTAGCCCTGAGTTTTGGCAGCACTTGAATGAGAATCACTTTCTTACTTAGAAGGCAACAAGTAAAACAcagcagtgctgtgtgtgtgtgtgtgtgtgtgtgtgtgtgtgtcactcactTGGCAGCACGGAGTTTGTAGGCCTCTACGAGGCTCTGCAGGTCGTTGATGCTGATGACTGTGGGTCTGGAGCCCGTGGGTCGAGGCTGAAAATGCTGGCGGGATTCGTTCAAATACGACACGGTGCCAGTGAGCTGCTTTCCGTCGCGCACTTGTCGGTAGCTCTTCACCAGGTACCTGAACCGCAAGGACGAACACGAACACGGCAAACTATTACACGGCTGTATTGCTTCAGTTTATGCTCAGGCACATGGAATAGGGAAAAAATTCTGGTGAGAGTGGCGAGGCGGATAAACCTTATAGACCTCTATGCCATGTGCTTATTCACACTTTTACTGGTATATGGATCGGCAAAAACAGTGGCAAAGTAGTGGACTAAGAAGAATGATTCAAACCTCCTTTAACTTTATTCACTAGGCATGATTAAAGTATGAAACTATCATCATCGTCAGCATTATGTGAAGGTAAATCCGCATGGGTCAGGTGTGGGTACCGGGCTGTCTGCAGCATCATGACGGTGTTCTCGCCCTCGTAGGTGCACGTGGCCGTAAAGGTGACGTAGATGTCCGGCAGGCCGCTGCTTCGAGAGTAACCGTGTCCTCCGCATGCCATGCGACACACTTCAATCCCTGCATTCACGGTCCAGGTAGTGAACGCTTTCAAACCCGCAGCCAGAGCATGgagctgtgagagagagtgagcgcgatggacagagagaaagacagtcaGAGAGTTAACGGTTAGCTAATTGTTGCTAGGTAACGTGTCTAATATTACAGTCAGCATGATCACAGACACAAACATATCCACAAGTTCGTGGAACAACTGCCTTGTTGGGACAcaagggtcgggggttcgattcccaccgtggccctgtgtgtgcggagtttgcatgttctccccgtgctgcgggggtttcctccgggtactccggtttcctcccccagtccaaacacatgcatggtaggctgattggcgtgtctaaagtgtctgtagtgtatgaatgtgtgtgtgattgtgtatgtgattgtgccctgcgatggattggtaccctgtccagggtgtaccccaccttgtgccccatgcgccccgggatcggctccaggttccccgtgaccctgaagaaaggataagcggtatagaagatggatgtaaCTGAAAATGTTTGACTGGTAAAACAacaaagtgggcgtggcctcaTCAAGAGTATCCCAAGGATGTGATACAGAGAATCAAATGTACAGAAGACGCTACGGTATAACAGCAAGCAAAGAAATGACGTTACAAACAAAGCTCGACATAAATATTCACTGAAGTAAAAGAATACTGGTAGCTCGGATTTATGGGTTAAAACCGCAAGTGCAATTTATTCAACAAGTCACTCTAGTAAATGTACCGCAGTGTGTTACTCGCCACCTCTCATTACTAGGACATAATCAACACGCCAAAATCCTCCGTATAACATACAATATCCTGACTGTAGGACTACAAATCACATTAACGGCACTGACCGAACCCTCATCGTCGTACCTCGGGCAGCTGGCTGAAGTCTCCCTGGTTGATGTCTCCAGTGATGCGATTATACGTGTTCTTCATGTACTGGCCCACAAAGGTGAAGGCGTAGGCTGTGGCTAACAGCGGGAAGAGCTTATGCTGCTGAGCTTGGTAGTCCAAGATCTGCGGCTCAGGCTCCCTGTGTGTAGAAGACACCGGACGACAGTTTGAGCTCATACAACTCGTACTACTATCTCAAGCcatataacaggtttataataatacTCTCCTGCTAATTCAAATCTtgtcgtttccatagtaacaacatgcacagggacttgcatgTCGAAAGCTGCATATAAACAGGTTCACGGTGAAGATTTCTCTGAGGTGATGCTCATGTATTTTAGTCACAGTGCTTTAGACATGCGAGAATCTTCTAGATAGAGGGCTTTGCGGTTACTTGGCAACATGACATTGGTAacagtgagaaaaaaagaaaagtggtaTGGTTATAAGGGttttagctgctataacgtaagtgataaagATAAGTAACCTGTCTCGGAGATGTTCCACCATACTGAACATAACTATAAACGAGCAGAAAGTGCTTGTGTTTTCAAtaacttaaattaaaaaaaaaaaaaaaaggaaaaaaagcagagcattggcaaactgctgtggaaTACAAGGAACAAACGTGTTTGATCCCTCACCCAGCTCGTAGTTCAGACTGATGACGGACTGCGCTGTAGCGGATCGCGATGGTGCAGGATTTGGCCAGAGCAATGGCCGATTCTCCTACGATTATGGAGCGGATAAACACCATGGTGCCGTACGTCAGCTTATCACTGGGGGGCTTCAAGTACGTGCCATCAGGTTGGACCTACACACACAGCATTATACACCAATGCGTTTCATGTCCTTTTTGGGTACACTTCTGTATCTCGGCGTTGGGTAGAACTCGTGTGCCGCCTCACCTTGGAGTACTTCATCAGCATGTTCTCGCGCGGGATCCGAATGTTGTCCAGCTTCAGGTATCCGTTATCCACCTCGTCGAAGCCGAACTTGGGGCCGATGTCACCTACAACCACGCCTGCACACACGGAGGACTCAACAAATCACAACTCCTGCAGATATCATACAAATAGTGAATATTTCACAGAACCTAAATTCTGTCTGTTGAAGCGGGGGGGGGCTATATGTATATCGCTTTGGTGCACAAATCGCATTCATTTAACAGCCATTTTAAGTGATCTGGAATTCTGACGCACTGTATCTAAAACTAAACGCCGCTCTCCGATAGTCAGGTTTAGTTTTTCACGCCCATCACAAACAGATTAAATAGGCAGATTACAGTTATGCTAGTGCTCGATATACAGCATATTATATAGCATTTCACTGCGCAGAGAAATTGTCCTAGTCTGATAAAACACAAAATtgctaaatacacacacacacacacacacacacacacacacacacacacacacacacacacacagattctgaCTATCTTTTTACAGGcttggaaagaaagaaaaaaaaaaaaagaaaaaaaaacagcaaacagaaactcactgtatatttgtaaatataaaagcaAGCCACTTAAATATTGCAACCGTAAAAAGATAAGGTTCCATCAAATGGTTCCCTTATTTtaagatatccatccatccatcttctgtaccgcttactccttttgcgggtcacagggaacctggagcctatcccagggagcatggggcacaaggcggggtacacactggacagggtgccaatccatcgcagggcacaatcacatacacactcacacacccattcatacactacggacactttagacacgccaatcagcctaacatGCATgcgtttggactgggggaggaaaccggagtacccggaggaaacccccgcagcacggggagaacacgcaaactccgcacacacaggaccacggtgggaatcgaaccattggtgtgtgagtgtgtgagtgaatgagacgcagtgtaaagcgctttggataaaagcgctatataagtgtgccatttaccatgaTTACCACAGAAGTCTGTGGAACCTTAAATATGCAGTTTGTGCAATGTAGATGCTTTTGTTCACACGTAGCATCTTCTAATAATGTTAaagacactttaaaaaaaaaaaaaaaaactttaattttaCAATCTTTTGTTAGTTGCTTCTTTAATGGATTCTGTGGacatttttctggccctgaaattcGCTCCACCGCCGAACGAAACTGAGCTGTTCATATCTTTTCCTTTACATTAAACAGAATAGTAGGGCCAGTTCGAGAGAAGAGGGAGgcttgtacatttttattttattttattttttttgtcagttcGGTTTACAAGAGAGCGCTAAAACACACAAGACAAACCGATTCTTTAACACTGCTGTATTTCATCAGTACATACTGGTCATAGCTCTAATTCTAAAGGAGCAAACGGCGATCAAGGCATAGGAATATAAACACAGACATACCTGGCAGAGGCTGGTGGGTTTTCATACACCGTATAGGTACGATGAAGGCGTGGAGGCCGTGACACTTGCCCTGCGTGTAGAGCTGGGCCAACACGATGGCGTGATTGGCAGTCTTACCCACTACAGACAAAACACATCACACTTAATTCTCCTTTCGAACTCATGACCAGGCACAGACCGACAGAAACTGGAGAGCTGAATATTGGAGGAACTGTGcgtttctccttctcctccctcCTTCGcgccaaaaaagttgggacaaggGCGATTTCGGGctaaataagaaggtgatgtgaaacaggtgaggcaatcgtctaatcatagtatataaagaGCCTCGAAAAAGGgttagtccttcaagagcaggGATGGGTCGAGGCAAAGAGATGCGTCAGccaataatccaacactttgaggaCAACAtcccccaaagacaaatcggtacgATTTTAggcgtttcaccttctacagcgcacagtataattataatattcaagaatccggtcaaatctcggtgcgtaaagggcgaggccgaaaaccacttctgaatccGCGTGATCTCCGGTCCCTCAGACGTGACCGTCTTATAAATCGTCACGAGTCTGTAGTGGATATCCTGATATGGtcttgggaatactttggtaaacctttggtCAGTCAACACCACTCGCCGCTGCACGTTAAAGGCTTTACAACTAAACTTAATCGactggtgtcttcagcaccCGAGCGCTTAATAAGTGTCGTGATgtaacacagtggtaaacagtaaaccgtcccaactttttttggagcGTGTGTTGCTGTGTTGGGGCAGAGTGAACATGACGGTTGCGTTTCCCgacattttaaaatcaaaacagCCGACTTTTAAAACGGGTGATTTTCTGCGTTGGTCGGCGTCTGCCGGTGCGGTACGAACTAGGCTTTAAAGTATTGAGACgtttaattatttacagatgAAATACACATCAAGAAAGATGAGACTAAACCCTCTATATATTATGCGCCTAGTGAACCTTTCCCACCCGAAAGGTTTGAAAGATTCTAACTAATGCTGCGATAGCGCTTTTACGAAACGGTAATAAAAGGAGAGCATCACTTCCATATAGCATGCATTGTGTGGTGTAAACGAAGGTCGCTCACGTCCTCCTGGCCACCACTTGATGGACGTGATCGTCGGGCTGTTCAGGACAAACTCCTGTGTGGAGGGGTCGTAGGTCGCCGTGGTCTCCAGTCCACGGATGTGCGTTCCTGAacggcagacagacagatgcagtGGAACTGAAATTCGGATAtcggaaaacaaaaaaaacacacagacggtGTAGAGAACAAACGGGGGATGACAAAATCTCTAGCGTGCGGTCCAAAGTATTAAATACGACGGCGAACAAAAAGCTGGGAAGAAATTAAAAGTGGTCGTCCGATCGGAAAAAAGAAACCCGGATGCAGTCGATCCGCCTAGAGAAGTGTCGGGAGCTTATAATCTGTAAACTGCTCGGAGCTCCTACTCATTTGACCGACCGACTACACgaatttgtttttttacaatctATTTAAATCAAGAACTCTATTAAAATAGTTATTTCAACTACTAGGTCTAGTTGATGTTTGACAgccataaaaattttttaaaaggcGCCTTCTCTGAGAGAAGCATTTTCAATACTGAAAACTCAGAGGAAAAAGAGGGATGTAAGGAGACTAGCAGGGTGTTACAGGTTAGCAGCCGATGCTGGACAGGATCGGATTACTTTCAAGCATGCGGAATGTTCGGATTCACACCGAAATCAACTCAAAAGGTACCAAAGCGCTAAGTGTTACTACACCACGCTGAGAAATGATGTTCTTCCTGATCTCTGCGCTAGGAAAAGTGCTTTACATCACCTTATCCCTGTAAATGCGAAAGTAGTTCTCGCGGACTGCCAGGTTGTTTACCGTGCCCGAGCTCGGTCTGAGCATAGGTGCCGATAATCTCCAGGTTCCACGCGGGTGTGAAGAGGGTGTCCAGCTGAGTCGGCGAGGCCTGGTTCAGTAGCGTGGTCAGAAACATCCCCAGGTGCAGGTCCAGAGGCTCGGAGCGTCCGTTGTGTACGCATCTGGAGTCGCGGGTTAAAAGGGTTCAAGCGGGCCAGGCAGGAATTAAAGATGAAAatgaggttgttgttttttttttttaaaggatagaGTAAGCAggttgggtaaaaaaaaaaaaaaaaaatgatgaatgGTTAAGGTGAGGGGTGAAGAAATagggagagaaaaacaaatctTGAATCTTGGTCCTGATTAAGCATCACTTCCATAACACTAATAccattatattaattatacatCAGTGTAATAATCTCATTATTACTGGATTCATTCGTGTGAAGCAATGAGTGAAGTTATTATGCAGATAATCGATTTAAATGACTTTGGATTTTAAAACTCGGTGACGTTACTGTAATATCAAAGTGTCGATCCAGGATCAACAATGTTGAACCCTTGTGCGTCCTCATGGACATTTTcgtcttcatttttatttaccgTTTCGTCTGTTAATGCCAGGAGCGTGAATTTCGCCAAAGGTGTGCATTTTGACTgcaattttaatattttcaccCACGTTTGCTTTCAGAAATCTATTTTGAACTAGATACACAAAATAGCTGCACTGTGTTGATAAGGTTTATAAACATGGACAttgcagaaatttttttttttttatatatatatatatatatatattctgaaaTGTGTACCACTTTCGCAGGTTTAGCCTATGGGGAAAATACAGGTGCATCACAAATTCTGAGaga
It encodes:
- the acox1 gene encoding peroxisomal acyl-coenzyme A oxidase 1 isoform X1 — translated: MNPDLHRERENATIEPEIITNILDGGAEKTRRRREIESLVLNDPDFQHEDLNFLSRSERYEVALKKSIQMFSKLRDYGISDPEEIYFYKRCVHNGRSEPLDLHLGMFLTTLLNQASPTQLDTLFTPAWNLEIIGTYAQTELGHGTHIRGLETTATYDPSTQEFVLNSPTITSIKWWPGGLGKTANHAIVLAQLYTQGKCHGLHAFIVPIRCMKTHQPLPGVVVGDIGPKFGFDEVDNGYLKLDNIRIPRENMLMKYSKVQPDGTYLKPPSDKLTYGTMVFIRSIIVGESAIALAKSCTIAIRYSAVRHQSELRAGEPEPQILDYQAQQHKLFPLLATAYAFTFVGQYMKNTYNRITGDINQGDFSQLPELHALAAGLKAFTTWTVNAGIEVCRMACGGHGYSRSSGLPDIYVTFTATCTYEGENTVMMLQTARYLVKSYRQVRDGKQLTGTVSYLNESRQHFQPRPTGSRPTVISINDLQSLVEAYKLRAANLVETAAKSLQTELQHSKSQEDAWNNSSLELIRASDAHCHYVVVKLFAAKLSEIGNTAVYSVLSTLALLYALHGVASNSGDFLQAGLLTVPQLAQITQRIKALMAEIRPNAVALVDAFDYRDEMLNSTLGRYDGNVYENMFEWAKSSPLNRTEVHESYYKHMKPLQSKL
- the acox1 gene encoding peroxisomal acyl-coenzyme A oxidase 1 isoform X2, with translation MNPDLHRERENATIEPEIITNILDGGAEKTRRRREIESLVLNDPDFQHEDLNFLSRSERYEVALKKSIQMFSKLRDYGISDPEEIYFYKRMTRKNSNDPFGVHYVMFIPMVSSQCLPEQRDKWLPLASSLKVVGTYAQTELAHGTHIRGLETTATYDPSTQEFVLNSPTITSIKWWPGGLGKTANHAIVLAQLYTQGKCHGLHAFIVPIRCMKTHQPLPGVVVGDIGPKFGFDEVDNGYLKLDNIRIPRENMLMKYSKVQPDGTYLKPPSDKLTYGTMVFIRSIIVGESAIALAKSCTIAIRYSAVRHQSELRAGEPEPQILDYQAQQHKLFPLLATAYAFTFVGQYMKNTYNRITGDINQGDFSQLPELHALAAGLKAFTTWTVNAGIEVCRMACGGHGYSRSSGLPDIYVTFTATCTYEGENTVMMLQTARYLVKSYRQVRDGKQLTGTVSYLNESRQHFQPRPTGSRPTVISINDLQSLVEAYKLRAANLVETAAKSLQTELQHSKSQEDAWNNSSLELIRASDAHCHYVVVKLFAAKLSEIGNTAVYSVLSTLALLYALHGVASNSGDFLQAGLLTVPQLAQITQRIKALMAEIRPNAVALVDAFDYRDEMLNSTLGRYDGNVYENMFEWAKSSPLNRTEVHESYYKHMKPLQSKL